The Coffea eugenioides isolate CCC68of unplaced genomic scaffold, Ceug_1.0 ScVebR1_682;HRSCAF=1398, whole genome shotgun sequence DNA window AAACTGGATTAAGTCGAAATCAGGTATAGTAAGCTCTTGATACATTTACATGTTAGAGCAAGAAGAGAGGGTAGGTGATCCCTCTCGCAGTTCTTCCTGTTTTACTTTGGTGTTGTGCCGTCAAGTTGTTACCTTTATTTCTCCTAACCAATGAGTGGAGACATAATGTTATATCAGCTTCATCTAACCCTAGCTAAACAGATGTCCAATTTGCAATATGATCTGGAGAGCAAAGATGCTGCAATAATAAGGATGGGCTAAACGataatggaaaagaaaagagaaaaatgcagcaTAACTAAAAGATATACCGCTTTAGAATGGTTTTCCTTCCAATTTCTCAGCTTACATGCTACTTTAGCGCGTTATTTCGGTTCAGTATATGGCATTTGGATGAGTATCTTTGGATTGTAGAAAAAGCAATCCTATCATCTGTTTGTGGTAGATAGAGTTTACTCATACAGTAACCATGTCCTTGCTTTTCCCTTTGAGAACTAAATTTTCTACTGCCAGATTTAATTCTAATTCTGGCTTGATCTATTTTGTGAAGTTTGAGGTATTTCATAAGAAGTTCATATGTAGGATCTGAGATTAAGACTTGACCCTAGCACCGTCATTTTCCTGTGAGGAACATCCTTAGCCCCCTAAATTATTGGGTACCAAAGGAAGTGATGGGGGCTTGTATCAGATGGCATTTTGCAGTGGAAAGAAAAGTTGCAATCATCTAACTTGTAGACCAGGCTCACTTTCTTTTAACTCCTTTTGGCTAATGTTTAGCTTGGATTTGCATTTCAGGTTTCAAATTGGTTTATCAATGCTCGTGTTCGAGTGTGGAAACCCATGGTTGAAGAGATACACATGTTGGAAACTAAAGGGATTGCAGAAACAGGTGCCAGTGTGGGAAAAACTGATGGAAAGGCTATGACTGAAATTGTTAGCCGATCAAATGATAGTCAGCCTCTGAATAGGCTCAACGCTAGTAGATCATCTGAAAAGCAGGTGGAGTGTTCGGATGTTGGATCGTCGGTATATATGGGATCTAGAATGAATGATGATACATGGAATCAGAAGCGGAGTCGAGTTGAATGTCATGTTCCTGGAAGCATGGATGGTTCATTGGTGGGCTTCGTGCCATACCAGCAAAGCGGAATTGAGATTGGAGGGCTTGGAGCAGTGTCCCTGACATTAGGTCTCAGGCAAAATGCAGATGGTGTGCAACCACAGCATCCATTGCAGCAGCAACATGAAAATCAGCTAAGGCGACATTTTGGAGATCAGATAATTTATGATTTTGTGGGTTGATTTTTGCTTGTTATGGCTGTCTTCAGGGATTTAGATGCAAAATAGTAGCACAAGGTGAAGTACCATTATTTACTATGGTGCTGCACAAGGCATTTATCAAGTAGattatttccttttttcttttttttattggaagTATGCTTCAAGTAGACTGTCCCAGATGAAAATCGATTATCAACCAATTGAAAATCAATCTCGACTGAGAATGTACTTATATGCTAATGTTGCTTGGATGTGGGAAATATATCATTTCCATAATTGATCAAAAGTAATTAATGAAGTCCAAAACACAACTTTGTAGTATTGCTGGGTTCCTGTAGGCTGTAGCCCCTATTGCTTTCTTAATATGTGGCATTTtctttttgaggaatttatcaGCATTCTCAAGTTTTGCAGCTTTTATCTTTTAACCTGCAAAATTTAAATGCGTGGATTGAATCCTTCGGATGTTCATGAAAATACCCTTTTTTCCTGCGTGGGTGGTCTCTAGCAtttaaagaaggaaaaaaaaaaaaagaaaatcaaacgATGAGTTTTATGCATTTAGAACAGGGGTTGCAACTGCAAACTTCTGTTTCTCGTCAACAAAAAGAACAGATGTCCAAACCATTTTGTAGTCGTAATTAAAATTCTTCTATTCCCGCACCACACTcggaaaaatcaaaataaacaaataaattactttctattcttgtgattttatattttactatataattttttttatagtttaaaaatttataCATAACTCTCTcatgatttgaattaaagtgttgCTATTAGTTTTTTCATTAATACTAATGGtcaatattaaaaaattaaaattaaaataataaattattaaattcaCTCTTCACTATTTTTTcccaaatacaaaaaagaataaagagaattaaaaaaaatagataaataagaaaTAGGAATCTTTAATGGCTGCAAATTTTTaatgtattttttatttcttatttatctatttttttttcttttcttcttttttgcatTTGGAGAAAACTTTAGTGGGCCAAAGTACTATTTGTAAAATCATCTCTACCCTTcacaaagaaaaacaagagaaagaaaaggaagaagaaaaaaagaaaaaaaagcagtGAAAGGgtaaatttatcaatttattagtttgattttaaattttttaaattttgactgttaattttatcaaaaaaaattaacaataacaCTTTATCCAAATCATGAAGGGTTACGTATAAGGCTTTGTTTGATAAGCTGATTCAATATTTAAACTTAATgggtttgataaaaaaaaatagaacatctgaattaattaagtaatgctaaattttctaaataaaacTCACaccaataaataagtgataatttattcacttattacttatcacttaatgtgattGTAGTATCCTAAATCGGTGGAAtaaagaggaaaagaatgatTTAAGGACATGGGTGCTTAGGATACATAGTAATTTTGGATTAACCATTTTGGGTCTGTGGATTTCGGTCCAAAAATTGATTGGGTTAGCCCTTGGTCTCGGATTGTGATAGTTGATATCAGAACGAATATCGTGTTGTCTCTGTATGGGGGTGAGTTTGGGCTAGCGGGTTATGGTTTTGACTGTGCAAAAGGAGTGTAAGGAGCTAAGTGCCATGTCATGCGGGGGTCACTTCTAAAGGCCTTACGAATCTAGAATCAGATCATAATCAAGTGGACAGTTTGAATTCTGATGAATTTTGCGAGAACGCAAAGTTCTAAAGGTGGGGATAATAGAGTATCCCACATCAGTGGAATGAAGAGGCAAAGAATGGTTTAAGAACTTGGGTGTTTGGATTACATTATAATTTTGGGTTAATCATTTTGGGCAAGTGAATTTTGGTCCAAAAATTGTTTGGGCTAGCCCCTGGATCCGGATTGTGATAGTGACAGTTTTCACTTattacttatcacttaatgtaaTATTattcaaatgtatcaaattagtatgggtaaaaaacaaaaaatccccTGTGATAAACCTAATATACAAAAAAGCTCCCCTGATTTTAAAACGTACAACACGACATcccatgttttgaactaaattgtaaaggtgacggaattcTTTAAAATTAATGGGGACagatgaaatgacaaaaatgccTTGATGCAACTAAACAAAAGATAGTTCAACAAAATCATTTGTTTCATTCTTTAGAGAGAGAGAATTGGGAGATAAGGGGTAGAACGtgtatatttgttaaaaattaggtataaaaaatttgtttttagaTTATAATAAGTTAATTCCATTAATTTTAAtgaattcatcatttttacaatttagttcaaagcacgAGGGGTAGTTTTATACGTTTTGAAATCATAGAGGACTTTTCTGTATATTAGCTCTATCACAagggatttttttgttttttatccaattaatatttaacaatttagtaatttaatagattcaaatttcaaattcaatttttagatttcagttttatcaaatacAGAGTTTTTAAAGAACAAGACGGTTATGTGGTAAAGTACCAATTCATTGGAGGATAAAAGGTAGTTTATCcataaaataaaagacaaaatgAAAGGAAATTTGTTTTAAAACTGCCCTGTCTATATCCTGAAAAAGGTTTAGTAGGTCATTGACCTACCAGACACCAAACACTCGGTGTTTTGTGGCCCATTGTGATCCATTATCGGGCCTAGGCCTAATAGTCATAGAACTATTCATGCATCCTCAAGCAAACCCCGGGATCTCTATGGTTCAATTGCGATATGTTTTTTAAGCCGTCTGAGGTCCACCACTACTGCACATTCGTGCGTCTGAAGGACCGCTTTGGGCTGGAAACCAGAAACAAGTCCAGAAACCAACTTGGGTTTTTCTTGTCAAAACCTTGAGAGGAAGAATCCATGGGATCTTAAGAACGTTGAAACTCCACCAACAAGGAAATGAGCCCGTCGAAATTAAACTGTGTCATTAACGAACTAAACGTTGCCTGGAAATGTGCAAAGAGGCTTCACTTTTCTGATTTGGTTCTTCAATATTCAACTCAAATGTTGCCATAGAATTGATTGTGGGATTGTTCTTCATGCTTGCTGCAATTGCGTTACAGCGTTATATTTTTATGTCAAGATAAATTCTATGTACTAGCACTAATCTAGTTCGTAAAATTTACTCAATAGTGTTTAGATTCGTTGTCTATTTGTAGTGTAACCTATAAATATAGTCTACtgtactattattattattagggTCTTTTTAATGGGCACCCATTAATACATCTATTCTATTTGTAGTTGTAATTTTGTCGCACAATTCCAAATCTATTTGTATATTGTTTTTTTTACTCCGAATGAATATAATTCACCAATTGTCCGTTACAAATCCAACTCAGATTATTCTCCTCAACTAATAATGAAAACAtatctgtttggattgtaagttatttgggattatttgggatatttttactgtaacactttttgtgatgtgatgtatgtgagataaaaagatattgggaagataaaaaggtgtattggaaattgtaaagatgatgtaagcaaaaaaaattggggaaatatgaaacaatccaaacaaatctTCAGACAAAAATTACCACGCGAAATTCTCTTCATTAtgttttgccttttcttttcctcaagtTTGGACTAAAAGGAAATCAaagattttattttctttatttaccATGCATGCATGCGCCATAGCCACAGCCATTTCATATACTAGGATACATGAGGATTATTCTTCATAATCGATTATTGACAAACAGATAACCCTATTGTACAAACGTACTGATGGGAAAACTCCACCCTCACTGATTTTAGTTTTAACTCGAAATAGGAAATAACTATATATAATCTTCATTACTAAACTTCCCAAGTACTTACGTAGCTAATTATTCTTAGTTCTTGCGGGCGTCCGAGTCATCACCTCCCATGGAGCCACCTCCGCTGTGATCGTTGAAGTCCTGCCTTGGTAAGTGATGGTGATTATCCACGCTTGATCCGGAGTTATCATCGATTTTACCCTCATCATTTGCGACCAGAAATCTCTTCTCTTGCTCTTGCATCTCGGCCGGCATGACTTTTCTGCTTGTAGCCACATGAGAACTGATCATTACAAGTAGGAAAACTACTAGCAGGTGCTTCATTCTTCAGATCTTCAACCCTGTAAAGCTGCTGTCAATACTGATGCCGTGAAATGAAgataataaacaaaaaaatcaaaccATTCATGACGCATGCATATGTACATGCCAATGCTAGGAGGATAGGCTATAGATTAGAGCTTAACTGATCATACATATGAACAACTACATATAGAAAAAGGTTGAAAAATGCACTTACACAACTTCAACTCTTCAAGGATGAAGTAACGAGAATCCAAGTATGATGTGAGGCCTTTGTTGTTTGTACAAGGAGCAAAGAGGCGGATTAGGGCTTATATAGTTACAATTTGGATAAATATTGCGCGATGGAGTCCCCACCAAATGAGGCAGGAATAAGTGGACTTGCCATATTACACCAATAAAAGGAATATTGAAAGATTAAAATGATCAAGTTGAGGAAATATTTTGTCCAGACATGAACAATAATAGTAAAATCCACCTTAAAAGTGGTTGATGATGAACACTACGTAGAGTGGAGTGCCTGTTCAGTTGTCTTTTCATGTCGAGGCATGGTTAGAGGCAAGAGGTAAAACTTCATTTAGGAGATTTGGGGTTCTTAATTTGGGTCGCTCGTTAATTCTGTTCGACTCCATGATTGCATTTGACAATGTTGCTCTTTCATTTATCTTTTGGTTAACAACTAGGCCACTCGCGATTGCATCAGGTGAAGAAAATGAGGTTTTTCTTCGTGTTACCTTTCATGTCAAAATGAAGTTGCAAGATTAAGTTTACAAATCGCGGTTCTTAAGATATTTGAGAGGTGCCTCGTGATATCTGACTCCACGtattcattcttttcctttttcttacaCTACTTCATTCTCattctcatttttcttcaagaaaaaaaaaatttctgagaTTTTTTTTACTGTGAAACCTGTCAGCCTTCCAATGGCCTTGCAAGCCCTTCTTAATCATTGTTTTAGATGTAGAACCGTATAGGTAACAGCTGATCAAATAAATAGTCAGATAGCATATCTGCTAAATTAATTTTCTAATCTAATGTGCTCCAAGAACACAAGTCACGGTGATTCTCATAATGCCTCCTTGAATGGTTTTGACTTTTTGGACACCCTTCAAATCAGAGAaaatcaaatcagtttccaaaCAATTATTTATTCCAATGCTGTGAAAACTTGCCACAACTCCTAGATTCTGGAAATTTCAAGAATTTGTCGTGAGAAGAAACAAGGGCTGCAATCCTTCTTGCTTTCTAATTCTTTTCCACTTAGTTTTTGAGGGAACTAGCTTTCTCGGTTGTCCATACTAGCGTGGATCAGTGATAATTGTATAGTGCTGATCTGATGTTATGGTATAGATCAATAGTTCAAACTCGGAataccaaatttcatttttcacatGTGTTATAATGTATTGCATCAGTTGCATGGACAGTCTCATTCTCTAAGCTTGACTTTTATTTGTTATTCATATTAGTCATTCGGTTCATATTCTTCGAGTACCTCATTTGTGAAGCATAACAGGCAAGGGAACAACCGGGGTAGGATACTTACAATGTTGGGTTACTAATTAATGTGAATTCTTCGTTTATGACATGTTGTAAAGTTTTAGGTTGAAAATTTAGCAATAGATAGTGAAACATAAAGCCCCAAAAGGCAGAAGCTAAAGCCCCAAAAGGCAGAAGCTGGCCCGTTGAGCCATCTAACACATGGCTTCCCTTTCGTTTGTTTCAAGAATTCTATCAATGATGTGCACCCACATGGGTCCTCAATGTATTGCCACTAGAAATCAAGATAAGATAGTAGGATAATTAACATGAACAAAATATTTGATCGGGGAATATAAATGGGAAGATgcttgaattaaaaaaaaaaatcgaaaaatGCTTTGAATGGGTGAGTGGAATTTTGCACACTAAATAttctttgttaaaaaaaaaaataaatgtatCAATAATGACAGTAAGAAATAGGCATTGGCAGCATGCAGATGCGTAGAGAGCACTCAGAAGTCAGTATACTACAGTTGCAGTACAAAAGGAAATGATTCCAATTAATTAGTGAGCAGGTAGCTGGACTTAAGAGGAATTCCCCATGATTTGTAGGTTTGAACTGTAAAGAAGAAGTTCTGACCATGTTGAAGTTTGAATGGATGCACTAATTAGTAATTTCTCATTCTGGACCAAGGGAACACCTATAGGTCCGCAACACCACAAGGTCCGCAACACCTATAGGTCCACAACAACTATTGGCTCCACCTTTCCATCTTTGGAACAGTATTAAAGAACATGTACCAGCTTTACATCTTTGGGCACTCAGAGATGGTTTACAGCCGGCAAAAGAACTCAACATCTCCTCACTTGAAGTGGAACTGGACCCTTAAAACTTCTGGTTTCATTTCTCGAGCAAAACTCCTCCAAATTCTCATGAGCTTTTCCCCACCTTATCTAAATGCAAGGAGCTGTCGACTACATTCCACTAAGTATTATAATTTTCATGAAGCGAACAGGTGTGCAGGCATGCTAGCTAAAAGGGGAAGAAGGCAGTAATGATTACATCCAGTTTTTGATAGTTATCCAGATTTTGTACTTCCCCTACCTTTGGATGATTTTAAGGTCACTCGGATGACTATATATTAAGCTAATTACTTTGTTCATGACCATGTAGACCTATTTCTTCTCAATGCATCTTtaattaccaaaaaaataaaataaaattaaggaacGTGTACCATACAATTTTTCATTCCTTTCCTGAGAAAATATTCAATTTGTAGGAGAGAGACACATCGCAGACAGCCACGGATTTAAGGGGGGGCtggtgggggcttaagcccccccccaagccgccggaaaaccccctatatataggggattCCGGCGGCCAGCCCAGCCATTCCGCAGAGGGCAAGCTCAGGCTCCTGCTTGATGATTTTTTCTTTGTCTGATGAGGTCAGACATTCCGCAGAGGGTTGCACGTATCCATACCCAAACCCTATGGCAGAGTTGCAATAAGTCTCTACGGTACCATCCCTAGATTCTAGGTTGATGTTGTTCAGCACAATGTGGCTGCAAGGAACCGTGTCGCTGCATGCAAATTTCATGGCGTTTTTGCTTTTGGAAGTCCCGCTAATGTTCTTGTACATGATTTCACTTATTTCAACTGCAGAACTCTGGATATAAAAAGTCGTTGTCAGGATATTTTAAGGATGAGTAGATAAACAATTGcctgcactttttttttttttggtcgaatTTTAGTATCATTCAGAGTTTATTCACCAAAGAGAGCAGAAAATACAAAGTCCGTCTGGTTCCCAATTAACCAGCTATTCTGGAAAACCATGAAGCTAGAGGGTGAATCATACCTGGTTCTGGCAAGGCGTCGGCGAATCACAGTAGAATTGGTCAATGATAATGGGATTTGAAACGTCATCTACTCTCACATTCTGATATCGTACCCCTCGAACATACCCAGATCCTCCCTGCAGAGCTACCATTTTTAATCATTCTCCAtataattatatgtttttattatttttataattattgattctaaattttacttattaaatatatttatttcgtcacaaaaaaaaaattttaatacacTTCGGCccccccaaaaataaatttctggctCCGTCCCTGATCGCAGAGTAACAAAAACCAGAGGAAAAAACTTGTATTTCCTCTTACGTGCAACCTGGCTACTTGCTATAGGGCAATATATAGTTCCCTGAGCTCAGGCTCACCTCACCACAAAGCTATATGTCTGTGTGTGACATATATATGACACAATATCGCACTTAGTATCCTtgcaatttttttataaaaaaaacatgaagaaaatgaaatgccAATGCTGATTAGTCTATATACGTGCTTATCCTTGTTTCTGAAGAGTACATAAGCCCCTTTGGACCCTGAATTTGTAAAGGGAAAGTCCAATAAATTAATAAACGCCGAAAGAGGGAAAATAGGCTTCATACAGAAATGGAGTTAAAGCAAAGCCTTCTAGTTCCATTTGAAGAGTGAGAGAAGACTAGCTATTTTGTCCTTAATTTACTTTTCCCTTGTATCCCTTTCATTTTGTAGTTTGGCTGCACACATTTGAACTTAACGTTTGTACATCCAAATCAAAGAATGTAAGCTATGCTGCTGAGTAGCTTACCGGCAACATTGAATAAACCAGCTACTTGTCATCTAAAGACTCAGAAGATGTTCCAAATTAACCATATAGGCGAAGTTTGACACGTTATGATGAagccttttcttttggaaacgTCAACTAGAAAATTCATCGCCTCGGGCGTTGATCTAATTGTGTCTTCAGTCTCCACTTCTACGTACTGTTCCACGAAAGAAACCAGGAGAAAGGAATTTAGAGAGGTTAAACTCTTTTCTTCTGGATTCTACTTATATAGTAGTATCTAAATACAACAAGAAAAAGCCAATTAGCTATCTTTCTTAATTCTGTTCACTAGAAAATTGCCAATTCACACCCACCTGCTACCTCAAAGTCTCAAACGAAGTTTCCTCGGATACCCACCTGGgtcaaataaaattcaaaatagtACATGTCAGGTTCACATTTCATGTAGCTGCTATATAATCAGCACCTAATTATCAAGTCCTTCTACGACAACTTCATGTCCAAAATCATACCGGGCAAATTAGTATGGAGTATCTTACAAGAAAAGCCTTGTTTTGCTGCTTCTTCGTTTTTACGACCTTTGCATGTAATCTGGCACGAGCTGAAGAAGTAGGTAAGTTTTCGAACTTATACCAGATAAAAAGTTTCCAGTTTTTTTCCCTTAAACCAAAGAGATCAGTATTATAGTATTGAGTATGGAACAAATAATTTTTCATTCATGCTGGTTGCAGAGGATGAAAAGGAATTTAGTTACGATGAAAGAAGCCACAGGGGACCAGCTCACTGGGGGGAGATTCGGCCAGAGTGGAGCATGTGTAACCATGGTAGCATGCAGTCTCCGATTGATCTGCTGGATGCAAGAGTTCAAGTTGTGTCAAGCTTGGGAAGACTTCATAGGGCTTACAAACCTTCTAATGCCACTCTCGTGAATAGAGGCCACGATATGATGGTGACTCTCTCTTACCATCGAAATCCTACATATGACTTCAAACAAATCGGGTCTTCGTTATTTTTGCACAGTTATGAACTTATGcccaatcattcattcaattaAATTTCCTTGAAAATTGTTTGGAATccaagttttttgccaagtttgtctgctacaagttttttaaaaattttagctacagtaatctcaaaaattttttcaaaatttttaaactatacacttcaaaatattcaaaaatctacacatttaaaaattttttttaaaaacttctacagtaaattacagtaaagttttagacaaactctcAAAAAACTCACCTTTCAAACAGGGTTTGGGTACCAAGAATAACTGAGAAATATCAAGGTACGTGGACCTCCCTGACATAGTGAGGTAACaactttcttgttcctttggttGATGGTTTTGCTTTGTAAATGTGCAGTTGAGATGGGTTGATGATGCTGGGCATATTCATATAAACGGGACCTTATATCATCTCAGACAGTGTCACTGGCACTCACCTAGTGAACATTCTATTAATGGCAAAAGGTACTTTAATTAGCTTAATTATTTCCTTTTAA harbors:
- the LOC113758737 gene encoding alpha carbonic anhydrase 7-like, translating into MEYLTRKALFCCFFVFTTFACNLARAEEVEDEKEFSYDERSHRGPAHWGEIRPEWSMCNHGSMQSPIDLLDARVQVVSSLGRLHRAYKPSNATLVNRGHDMMLRWVDDAGHIHINGTLYHLRQCHWHSPSEHSINGKRYDLEAHLVHEALNGKIAVIGIIYEIGRSDSFLSMMENKLKALADTRDLEKVVGVIDPKQIKLGSRKYYRYIGSLTTPPCTQNVVWTIVKKVRTVTRDQVKMIREAVHDESEANARPLQPLHNRPIRMYRPHAKEEED